One stretch of Serinicoccus hydrothermalis DNA includes these proteins:
- a CDS encoding response regulator transcription factor, producing MTDAPTRLFLVDDQELVRAGFRMVLDAQDDMTVVGEAGDGVRAIEAVAQTRPDVVLMDIRMPRMDGVETTRRLLQGAPAGQSPRVLVLTTFDLDEYVFAALRAGASGFLLKDAGPAELLAAIRAVHQGDAAMAPSTTRRLLERFVPDLPDARAEDAAANRRRAAAGRLDVLTEREREVLEAVGRGLTNTEIAAELYLAEATVKTHIGRVLHKLDLRDRVQMVITAYETGLVGRPG from the coding sequence ATGACCGACGCACCCACCCGGCTCTTCCTCGTCGACGACCAGGAGCTGGTGCGCGCCGGCTTCCGCATGGTCCTCGACGCGCAGGACGACATGACCGTCGTCGGCGAGGCGGGCGACGGGGTGCGGGCGATCGAGGCAGTCGCGCAGACCCGGCCGGACGTCGTGCTCATGGACATCCGGATGCCGCGGATGGACGGGGTCGAGACCACGCGCCGGCTGCTCCAGGGGGCTCCCGCCGGCCAGAGCCCCAGGGTGCTGGTGCTGACGACCTTCGACCTCGACGAGTACGTCTTCGCCGCGCTGCGTGCGGGGGCTTCGGGCTTCCTGCTCAAGGACGCCGGGCCGGCCGAGCTCCTGGCGGCCATCCGGGCGGTGCACCAGGGCGACGCCGCGATGGCCCCCTCGACGACCCGACGGCTGCTCGAACGCTTCGTGCCCGACCTGCCCGACGCGCGGGCGGAGGACGCGGCGGCGAACCGGCGCCGTGCCGCCGCCGGACGGCTGGACGTCCTCACCGAGCGGGAGCGCGAGGTGCTCGAGGCCGTGGGTCGGGGCCTGACCAACACCGAGATCGCCGCCGAGCTCTACCTCGCCGAGGCGACCGTCAAGACCCACATCGGCCGGGTCCTGCACAAGCTCGACCTGCGCGACCGTGTGCAGATGGTCATCACCGCCTACGAGACGGGCCTCGTCGGCCGCCCAGGCTGA
- a CDS encoding ABC transporter ATP-binding protein — MTTTASRSTAALAASALDLTKTYGRGEAAVTALDGITVGIDAGRFTAIMGPSGSGKSTLMHLLAGLDTPTTGRVHLGDHELTGMRDAALTRLRRDAVGFVFQAFNLLPTLTAAQNIRLPLELAGRRVDPAWERTVVDGLGLSDRLGHRPGQLSGGQQQRVALARALMTRPEVIFADEPTGALDSTTGAEVLALLRRAVDEWGQTVVMVTHDPTAAAVADRVLLLADGRLAGEILEPDADAVLAAVRDLGRA; from the coding sequence ATGACGACCACAGCATCGCGCTCCACCGCCGCGCTCGCGGCCAGCGCCCTCGACCTGACCAAGACCTACGGCCGTGGGGAGGCCGCGGTGACCGCCCTGGACGGCATCACCGTCGGCATCGACGCCGGCCGGTTCACCGCCATCATGGGGCCGAGCGGCTCGGGCAAGTCCACCCTCATGCACCTGCTCGCCGGACTCGACACCCCCACGACGGGGCGGGTCCACCTCGGTGACCACGAGCTCACCGGGATGCGGGACGCGGCGCTGACCCGGCTGCGCCGCGACGCGGTCGGCTTCGTCTTCCAGGCCTTCAACCTGCTGCCCACCCTGACCGCCGCGCAGAACATCCGGCTCCCCCTGGAGCTGGCCGGACGTCGGGTGGACCCCGCGTGGGAGCGCACGGTCGTCGACGGGCTGGGGCTTTCCGACCGGCTGGGGCACCGGCCGGGTCAGCTCTCCGGCGGGCAGCAGCAGCGGGTCGCCCTCGCGCGGGCCCTCATGACGCGGCCGGAGGTGATCTTCGCCGACGAGCCCACCGGTGCCCTGGACTCCACGACGGGCGCCGAGGTGCTCGCCCTGCTCCGCCGCGCCGTCGACGAGTGGGGCCAGACCGTCGTCATGGTGACCCACGACCCCACCGCTGCCGCGGTCGCGGACCGGGTCCTGCTGCTGGCCGACGGCCGGCTGGCCGGCGAGATCCTCGAGCCGGACGCCGACGCCGTGCTCGCGGCCGTGCGCGACCTCGGGAGGGCCTGA
- a CDS encoding IS481 family transposase: MPHANARLTVHGRLLLVQRVREQGWAVAHAAKAMGISRQCAHRWLARYDQHGIAGLGERSSRPRTCPGRTPSHVEQQILACRREHRRGQDWIAGELGLAPRTVSRVLRRAGVAYLACLDPMTGQVIRSSKVTATRYERDGPGELVHVDVKKIGKIPDGGGWRAHGRAATTADKNRRAKIGYDYVHSMVDDHSRLAYSEIHDDEKDHTCAGFLTRAAAYFAGHGITRIERVMTDNALAYRHGRAFLDAIAAIGARQKFIKPHCPWQNGKVERFNRTLQTEWAYRHAFTSNQARRDALAPWLESYNTERRHSALGGLPPTSRLSPT, from the coding sequence ATGCCCCACGCTAATGCCCGTCTGACCGTCCATGGCCGCCTGCTGCTGGTGCAGCGGGTCCGTGAGCAGGGGTGGGCCGTGGCCCATGCCGCCAAGGCGATGGGCATCTCGCGCCAGTGCGCCCACCGGTGGCTGGCCCGCTACGACCAGCACGGCATCGCCGGGCTGGGTGAGCGCTCCAGCCGGCCACGTACCTGTCCCGGCCGCACCCCGTCCCATGTCGAGCAGCAGATCCTGGCCTGCCGCCGTGAGCACCGCCGTGGGCAGGACTGGATCGCTGGTGAGCTCGGGCTGGCCCCGCGCACCGTGTCCCGGGTGCTGCGCCGCGCCGGGGTGGCCTACCTGGCCTGCTTGGACCCGATGACCGGGCAGGTGATCCGCTCTTCCAAGGTCACGGCGACCCGGTACGAGCGCGACGGCCCCGGGGAGCTGGTGCACGTCGACGTCAAGAAGATCGGCAAGATCCCCGACGGTGGCGGGTGGCGCGCCCACGGCCGCGCCGCCACGACGGCGGACAAGAACCGGCGGGCCAAGATCGGCTACGACTACGTGCACTCGATGGTCGATGACCACTCCCGGCTGGCCTACTCCGAGATCCACGACGACGAGAAGGACCACACCTGCGCCGGTTTCCTAACCCGCGCGGCGGCCTACTTCGCCGGCCACGGCATCACCCGCATCGAGCGGGTGATGACCGACAACGCCTTGGCCTACCGGCACGGACGCGCGTTCCTCGACGCCATCGCCGCCATCGGCGCCCGGCAGAAGTTCATCAAGCCACACTGCCCCTGGCAGAACGGCAAGGTCGAACGGTTCAACCGCACCCTGCAGACCGAGTGGGCCTACCGGCACGCCTTCACCAGCAACCAGGCCCGGCGGGACGCGCTTGCGCCCTGGCTGGAGTCCTACAACACTGAACGACGCCACAGCGCGCTCGGCGGACTCCCACCGACCAGCCGACTGTCACCAACCTGA
- the recD gene encoding exodeoxyribonuclease V subunit alpha: protein MSEGSRTIAAGEDVLERAAPMIELFERVDDHDRRLALTATGPLRDFNRAGLLTAADVHVATGLARAAGEKDAEVLLAAAVATRAVRSGSVAVDLAALATEGAQALPDLPWPDPQTWTASVAGSRLAREGGLVVEGTTGLVYLQRYHHQEVQVVADLRARAELGPPAVDEEVLQAGLERIFPGAGYAEQRLAADVVVRSRTGVITGGPGTGKTTTVAGVLTLLAEQAAQAGEQPLRVGLAAPTGKAAARVKAAVDRALDEIEARAVSEEGREVVQRLRTVEPRTLHRLLGWRPGSRSRFRHHRGNRLPHDVVLVDEASMVSLTHMARLLEALRPSARLILVGDADQLVSVEAGAVLADLVAAVPEREEGHAQGDAAGEDGAAGQASDDAAESPGPGPAPLALARLRTVHRFGETIGALAQALRVGDADAVVSALSVGGTEVEWVRDEDASAYLQEQLTRQAREIQQAARRGDDDAALRALHRHRLLCAHREGERGVRRWNHLVETWLAEDTGLNLYEPMYLGRPLLVTANDYATGVLNGDTGVVVASQTSAGVPVRMAAIDGAAGRKRYTPSRLGDVETMHAMTIHKAQGSQAEAITVLLPELDSPLLTRELFYTAVTRAERSIRVVGSEEEVRAAVQRRVVRASGLRQRLGAGPRADDPRVDDPRADDPAVAR from the coding sequence GTGAGCGAGGGGTCGAGGACGATCGCGGCCGGTGAGGACGTCCTGGAGCGTGCGGCGCCGATGATCGAGCTCTTCGAGCGGGTCGACGACCACGACCGGAGGCTGGCGCTGACCGCCACCGGCCCTCTGCGCGACTTCAACCGGGCCGGGCTGCTCACCGCGGCCGACGTCCACGTGGCGACCGGGCTGGCCCGGGCGGCGGGCGAGAAGGACGCGGAGGTCCTCCTCGCCGCGGCCGTGGCCACGAGGGCGGTGCGCTCAGGGTCGGTGGCGGTCGACCTCGCCGCGCTCGCGACCGAGGGGGCGCAGGCGCTCCCGGACCTGCCGTGGCCCGACCCGCAGACGTGGACCGCGAGCGTCGCCGGCAGCCGGCTAGCCCGCGAGGGCGGGCTCGTGGTCGAGGGGACGACCGGCCTGGTCTACCTCCAGCGCTACCACCACCAGGAGGTCCAGGTGGTCGCCGACCTGCGCGCCCGGGCCGAGCTCGGACCCCCCGCGGTGGACGAGGAGGTGCTGCAGGCCGGGCTGGAGCGCATCTTCCCCGGCGCGGGGTATGCCGAGCAGCGGCTCGCGGCGGATGTCGTCGTCCGCTCGCGCACCGGCGTCATCACCGGCGGTCCGGGGACCGGCAAGACGACCACCGTGGCCGGGGTCCTCACCCTGCTGGCCGAGCAGGCGGCGCAGGCCGGCGAGCAGCCGCTGCGGGTCGGCCTGGCCGCGCCCACCGGCAAGGCCGCGGCCCGGGTGAAGGCCGCGGTGGACCGGGCGCTCGACGAGATCGAGGCCCGGGCCGTGAGCGAGGAGGGGCGCGAGGTCGTGCAGCGGCTGCGCACCGTCGAGCCGCGCACGCTGCACCGGTTGCTGGGATGGCGGCCCGGGTCGCGCAGCCGGTTCCGGCACCACCGCGGCAACCGGCTGCCGCACGACGTCGTGCTCGTCGACGAGGCGTCGATGGTGTCGCTGACCCACATGGCGCGGCTCCTGGAGGCGCTGCGTCCCTCGGCCCGACTCATCCTCGTCGGCGACGCCGACCAGCTGGTCTCGGTGGAGGCGGGCGCCGTCCTCGCCGACCTCGTCGCCGCCGTGCCGGAGCGCGAGGAGGGCCACGCCCAGGGGGACGCGGCAGGCGAGGACGGCGCGGCCGGGCAGGCCTCGGACGATGCCGCGGAGAGCCCAGGACCGGGCCCCGCCCCGCTGGCCCTGGCGCGGCTGCGCACGGTGCACCGCTTCGGCGAGACGATCGGAGCGCTGGCCCAGGCGCTGCGGGTCGGCGACGCGGACGCCGTGGTGAGCGCCCTCTCGGTGGGCGGCACCGAGGTGGAGTGGGTCCGCGACGAGGACGCGAGCGCATACCTGCAGGAGCAGCTGACCCGGCAGGCGCGGGAGATCCAGCAGGCCGCCCGGCGCGGCGACGACGACGCCGCGCTGCGCGCCCTGCACCGGCACCGGCTGCTGTGCGCGCACCGCGAGGGCGAGCGCGGCGTGCGCCGGTGGAACCACCTCGTCGAGACCTGGCTCGCGGAGGACACCGGGCTGAACCTCTACGAGCCGATGTACCTCGGGCGCCCGCTGCTCGTCACCGCCAACGACTACGCCACCGGCGTGCTCAACGGCGACACCGGCGTCGTCGTCGCCTCGCAGACCTCGGCCGGGGTCCCCGTGCGGATGGCCGCGATCGACGGGGCCGCAGGCCGCAAGAGGTATACGCCGTCCCGCCTCGGCGACGTCGAGACGATGCACGCGATGACCATCCACAAGGCGCAGGGCAGCCAGGCGGAGGCGATCACCGTGCTGCTGCCCGAGCTGGACAGCCCGCTGCTGACCCGCGAGCTGTTCTACACCGCGGTCACCCGCGCCGAGAGGTCGATCCGGGTCGTCGGCTCGGAGGAGGAGGTGCGGGCGGCCGTGCAGCGTCGCGTCGTCCGGGCGAGCGGTCTGCGGCAGCGTCTCGGCGCCGGCCCGCGCGCCGACGACCCACGCGTCGACGACCCACGCGCCGACGACCCGGCTGTGGCACGGTGA
- a CDS encoding sensor histidine kinase, with translation MVREAREQVAGAWRRARAVPWLLDAALVGALLLFVLVTGAGLAGPGYVLVSLVQIVPLLWRRSHPLTAALAVAGGCLLQVVLLDRPVPANVAVLLAVYSAAGFGSRRTSRIVLGVGLVGAVLAGLDWAASIYDGLGYFLAVASVQTGFMACFVGVAWALGDVMRRRREVVSRLQAQNRALARDQAQRERLAAQDERATIAREMHDVVAHSLAVVVVQADGGLYAARQALARGTDLDADRSRAALEQAATTLETLAQTARASLADTRRLVGVLRDPGSDPDYAPLQGLAHLEELVQRVRASGVDVAAHVRGEVGDLSADVDLAAYRVVQEALTNAMKHAGPDASVDVDVLRTPGVLMVRVTDDGLGAAEQPLDGEGNGLPGMRERVEVLGGTVHAGPRRRRGWEVVATLPLAAAPATATPTTATEDRPGAAVAPGGGHTPGDGR, from the coding sequence ATGGTGCGGGAGGCCCGCGAGCAGGTGGCCGGTGCGTGGCGCCGGGCGCGCGCCGTGCCCTGGCTGCTCGACGCCGCGCTCGTCGGCGCCCTGCTGCTCTTCGTGCTCGTCACCGGCGCCGGGCTGGCCGGGCCGGGTTACGTGCTCGTCAGCCTGGTGCAGATCGTGCCGCTGCTGTGGCGCCGCAGCCACCCGCTCACCGCGGCCCTGGCGGTCGCGGGCGGCTGCCTGCTGCAGGTCGTGCTCCTGGACCGGCCCGTCCCGGCGAACGTCGCCGTGCTCCTCGCGGTCTACAGCGCGGCGGGGTTCGGCAGCCGCCGCACCTCGCGGATCGTCCTCGGGGTCGGGCTGGTGGGTGCCGTCCTCGCGGGGCTGGACTGGGCGGCGTCGATCTACGACGGGCTCGGCTACTTCCTCGCCGTCGCCTCGGTGCAGACGGGTTTCATGGCCTGCTTCGTCGGTGTCGCCTGGGCGCTGGGTGACGTGATGCGTCGCCGCCGGGAGGTGGTCTCCCGGCTGCAGGCGCAGAACCGGGCGCTGGCGCGCGACCAGGCGCAGCGCGAGCGGCTCGCCGCCCAGGACGAGCGGGCCACCATCGCGCGGGAGATGCACGACGTCGTCGCGCACTCCCTGGCGGTGGTCGTCGTGCAGGCGGACGGCGGGCTGTATGCCGCCCGGCAGGCGCTCGCGCGCGGGACCGACCTCGACGCCGACCGGTCGCGGGCCGCGCTGGAGCAGGCCGCCACGACCCTGGAGACGTTGGCGCAGACGGCACGGGCCTCCCTCGCGGACACCCGGCGCCTCGTGGGGGTGCTGCGCGACCCGGGGTCGGACCCGGACTACGCGCCGCTGCAGGGGCTGGCGCACCTGGAGGAGCTGGTGCAGCGGGTCCGCGCCTCGGGGGTCGACGTCGCCGCGCACGTGCGGGGCGAGGTGGGTGACCTGTCGGCGGACGTGGACCTGGCGGCCTACCGGGTGGTCCAGGAGGCCCTGACCAACGCCATGAAGCACGCCGGCCCGGACGCCTCGGTGGACGTCGACGTCCTGCGCACCCCGGGCGTCCTCATGGTCCGGGTCACCGACGACGGACTGGGGGCGGCCGAGCAGCCGCTCGACGGCGAGGGCAACGGGCTGCCCGGTATGCGTGAGCGCGTGGAGGTGCTCGGCGGCACGGTCCATGCCGGGCCGCGACGGCGTCGCGGCTGGGAGGTCGTGGCGACCCTCCCGCTCGCCGCGGCCCCCGCCACGGCGACCCCCACCACCGCGACGGAGGACCGACCGGGCGCCGCCGTGGCGCCGGGCGGAGGGCATACCCCAGGAGACGGCAGATGA
- a CDS encoding ABC transporter permease translates to MAAAYLTSGLASRGRRLLAAAVAIVIGVAFLAASLIVVRTAQTALEDAVAAGVRDADLVVMGEDGLALTPEEYDAVGDLDGVTGVVGEGVATAETEDGSFVVGLSVPSAGTTLLEGRVPQERGEIALNPAAVEGGLAVGDEVTVRAFDEEGQPGRETQLTAVGVLRPDAGPGGMFGEGFYAADATLRAVDPLLSYQALQLTLADGADQAAVREQVLEAVPGGSVMTGPEAAEARVATLTGGTLVLGAMLLGFGAVALATAAIVIANTFTITLAQRTGELALLRCVGATRAQVRRSVLLEAALLGLVASAAGVALGIGAAALLLATGRRMDIGIPLGTGLSLGWTALLLPVLVGVGVTVLASLWPAHRATRVSPLAALRPADGAASPARAGVVRIGLGLLLVAGGTGLMLVGAGSRDVLLGVAGGLVSFAGVLVASTLIVPAAVRALGVGARVAGVPGRLAVDNAVRNPGRAASTSAALLVGVTLITMTTVGAASGEQTALGEIDKEYAIDLVAQAPPTDASGERPVSGEITAQDASRIAEVEGVGSAVPVRTAYLTVGGSQVVSPALALDRRTAAEVLRSEQLVASVGPGMLGMDGVDMSMSGLEPGDTVPVEGAGGTGELTVTELGLGGGRLALDPADLDRLAGEEAREGAVLVRLDEDGDLVGAFGEITDIAEEGGLMVDGAAALRAQVVQILDVLVLIAAALLGVGVVIALVGIANTLSLSVIERHREHALLRGLGLTRTQMRSMLLAEGVLLALVSAGLGLALGIGYAALGIQTILPEDTAVAVSVPWERVGLILGVALLAGVLASVLPARRAARVSPAEGLAAA, encoded by the coding sequence ATGGCCGCGGCATACCTGACCTCGGGGCTGGCCTCGCGGGGCCGACGCCTCCTCGCCGCCGCGGTGGCGATCGTCATCGGCGTCGCCTTCCTGGCGGCGAGCCTGATCGTGGTCCGGACCGCCCAGACCGCGCTCGAGGACGCGGTCGCCGCGGGCGTCCGCGACGCAGACCTCGTCGTCATGGGCGAGGACGGTCTCGCTCTGACCCCGGAGGAGTACGACGCGGTGGGCGACCTCGACGGCGTCACCGGGGTGGTCGGTGAGGGGGTCGCGACGGCCGAGACCGAGGACGGGTCCTTCGTCGTCGGCCTCAGCGTCCCGAGCGCCGGGACGACCCTGCTCGAGGGCCGGGTCCCGCAGGAGCGGGGCGAGATCGCCCTCAACCCTGCCGCGGTCGAGGGTGGTCTGGCCGTGGGGGACGAGGTCACGGTGCGCGCCTTCGACGAGGAGGGGCAGCCCGGTCGGGAGACGCAGCTCACCGCCGTGGGCGTCCTGCGCCCGGACGCCGGACCGGGAGGCATGTTCGGCGAGGGCTTCTACGCCGCCGACGCCACGCTGCGCGCGGTCGACCCGCTGCTGAGCTACCAGGCGCTCCAGCTCACGCTCGCCGACGGCGCCGACCAGGCCGCCGTGCGAGAGCAGGTCCTCGAGGCCGTGCCAGGCGGCAGCGTCATGACCGGGCCGGAGGCGGCGGAGGCACGGGTCGCCACGCTCACCGGCGGGACGCTCGTGCTCGGCGCGATGCTGCTCGGCTTCGGGGCGGTGGCGCTCGCGACCGCAGCCATCGTCATCGCCAACACCTTCACGATCACCCTCGCCCAGCGCACCGGCGAGCTGGCCCTGCTGCGCTGCGTCGGCGCGACCCGGGCGCAGGTGCGCCGGTCGGTCCTGCTCGAGGCCGCCCTGCTCGGGCTCGTGGCCTCGGCCGCCGGGGTCGCTCTCGGCATCGGGGCGGCCGCCTTGCTGCTGGCCACGGGGCGCCGGATGGACATCGGCATCCCGCTGGGCACCGGCCTCAGCCTCGGCTGGACGGCGCTGCTCCTCCCGGTCCTGGTGGGTGTCGGGGTCACCGTTCTCGCGTCGCTGTGGCCGGCCCACCGGGCCACCCGCGTGTCACCGCTCGCCGCGCTGCGACCCGCGGACGGCGCCGCGTCGCCGGCCCGCGCCGGGGTCGTCCGCATCGGCCTCGGGCTGCTCCTGGTGGCCGGTGGCACCGGGCTGATGCTGGTCGGGGCCGGCTCGCGGGACGTGCTCCTCGGGGTGGCCGGCGGTCTCGTCTCTTTCGCGGGCGTCCTGGTGGCGAGCACGCTCATCGTGCCCGCGGCCGTGCGCGCCCTGGGCGTCGGGGCCCGGGTCGCCGGGGTGCCCGGCCGCCTCGCCGTCGACAACGCCGTCCGCAACCCCGGCCGCGCCGCCAGCACCAGCGCCGCCCTCCTCGTCGGCGTCACGCTCATCACGATGACGACGGTCGGTGCCGCGTCCGGCGAGCAGACGGCCCTCGGCGAGATCGACAAGGAGTATGCGATCGACCTGGTCGCGCAGGCGCCCCCCACGGACGCGTCGGGGGAGCGGCCGGTGAGCGGTGAGATCACCGCCCAGGACGCCTCCCGGATCGCCGAGGTCGAGGGGGTGGGGTCCGCGGTGCCGGTGCGGACGGCATACCTGACCGTGGGCGGGTCGCAGGTGGTCAGCCCGGCCCTCGCGCTGGACCGTCGGACGGCGGCGGAGGTGCTCCGCAGCGAGCAGCTCGTCGCGTCGGTGGGTCCCGGGATGCTCGGCATGGACGGCGTGGACATGTCGATGAGCGGCCTCGAGCCGGGGGACACCGTGCCCGTCGAGGGTGCCGGCGGCACCGGAGAGCTGACCGTGACCGAGCTCGGGCTCGGCGGCGGGCGGCTGGCGCTCGACCCGGCGGACCTGGACCGGCTCGCCGGCGAGGAGGCGCGCGAGGGCGCCGTGCTGGTCCGGCTGGACGAGGACGGCGACCTGGTGGGCGCGTTCGGCGAGATCACCGACATCGCCGAGGAGGGCGGCCTCATGGTCGACGGGGCCGCCGCGCTGCGCGCGCAGGTCGTCCAGATCCTCGACGTGCTCGTGCTCATCGCCGCAGCCCTGCTGGGAGTCGGGGTGGTGATCGCCCTCGTCGGCATCGCCAACACGCTGTCGCTGTCGGTCATCGAGCGGCACCGCGAGCACGCGCTGCTGCGTGGGCTCGGCCTCACCCGCACCCAGATGCGGTCGATGCTGCTCGCCGAGGGGGTGCTGCTGGCGCTGGTCAGTGCGGGCCTGGGGCTCGCGCTGGGCATCGGGTATGCCGCGCTCGGGATCCAGACGATCCTCCCCGAGGACACGGCGGTGGCCGTGAGCGTGCCCTGGGAGCGGGTCGGCCTCATCCTCGGCGTCGCGCTGCTGGCCGGGGTGCTCGCCAGCGTCCTCCCGGCGCGGAGGGCCGCGCGGGTGAGCCCGGCCGAGGGGTTGGCCGCGGCGTAG